Genomic DNA from Halobacteriovorax sp. DA5:
ATCCAATTGATTTCTTATCAATATTTGGCGCAATGACTGCGTATGATGTCCCTTCAAAAATTGAAGGAAATAAAGTCATCGGGTTAATAAGGTGACCAAAGAAATGCCCAACTTTACTATCTCCGTTAAGAAGTTGCATTGATAGTTTTTCGAATCCATAGCCCATAACCGCACCTAGTACAGGTGTTTGATAAAGGTCTTGAACAGAAGCTGGTTCAGTATAAACTTCGATGAGAAACTCAAAGATTGTGCTTGAAACAAAAGTTAGTGCCAGAGCATCAGCGTATCGATAATTTCGGGCTCGATAGTAAAGAAACATTTGAGAGCCTGTGTAAGGGTGAACCATATAGTTCCAAAAAGGCTCATCACGATCAAAAACTATTTTTCCAAAATTACTTCGGTAAACATCCCATGAACCTTCTTCTCTTACTGTATCCCATTGAGTTATTGGATAAGCGATTAAAGAGATACCAAAGACGAATCCAACATCTTTAAAAATTTCTTCTTTAGTATGGTCTCGATCTTGGTAGAAATACTCTGTTTTTGCAAAAGAAGTTCTTTGCAGTGACAGGGCAAGTAATGTAAAAGATATAGAAATAATAAAGCTTTTCACGATGTGTTCTTATATAAATTAAGCTACATTATGGCCAATAATACATTGCGATAATTAAGCCAGTTAATCATAAATATGAAAAAATTAATCTATTCTTTAATAATTTTATTTACCTCTGTTCAAGTTATAGCTCAAAACTCAAATTATCTTATTTTTAATGAGAAAACCGATGGTCCTTGGTTTCCAATTCAGCTCTATATTAACGGTTCATTTGATGTCATTCAAAATCCTTACTGGTTCAATCAGAAGGACTATTTTGAGAAACATAAGATTGTTTGGAACAAGGTAAAAGATCCTATTCATTCGATTAAGAAGAATGGTGGCCTTGATACTTTATTAAAGGAAGAGTTTCTAAGTAATCGCGTCCTACCTAATATTTTTTTACATACATTCGGTGGAGCTTACGAGACTAAGAAGCTCATGGAATATTCTGATTACTATGGAATTAAATGGGCCAAGACTTTTTCGTTTATTGTGACCTATGCGATGCACTTTGGTAATGAGGCCAATGAAACAACTCAACCTGAAGTATCTGCACTTGATCATATTGCAGACTTATATATCTATGACGTGGCGGCATTTCTACTTGGATTAAATGATCCATTTATGAATTTCATGGTTGATGAAATGGGGATGACAACTTGGCACTTCATGCCAGTCTATGATGTTGAGCATGAGGACTTTTTTAACGTTGGCCTAAATTATATTATGCGTCCTAAGCTTCTACACTTTAATAAGTTTAGGCCGCTCCTTTATATGGGAATGATGAATCTAGTAGGGCTTACTTACGATAACGGAGACCTTTCTCATTCTGTTGCTGCGGGGATGGCCTTTACTGATCCACTAGAGCAGAAGGGGCGCTTTGCTTATGGTTACTTTCTTGAAACCATGGGAAGACAAGCTGCGTCACTATTAATGAACAGTTCTGAAGACTTTAGGGTTCGTTTAAATCTATATCCTGCATTATTTCATTTCTATGCTGATAGCGCATCTAACTTCGCTCTAATGCTAGGGCAAACGAAGAATGATGACTTTGCCTTTGGAATAAATTATGAGCTGCCAATAAGTATTGGGAATCTTAACTAGGTTAAGATTAGCTTGCTTGCGTAATGCTGAAAGCGTACTATAGATGCGAAATATAGGACGATTTATGACGGTTAAAATTAATAAGCAAGCACTCAAAAACTATCAAGAAAAATACGGAAGTGATTCAATCCTTAATGTAAATAAAGGACTTGAGAAAGAGGGCCTTCGTGTAATGGTTGAAGATGGCAAGCTTTCAAGTTCCGATCATGACCCAAAATTTGGTTCAAAACTTCTTCATAAATGGATAACTACCGACTTTGCAGAAAGTCTTCTTGAGTTCATCACTCCTGTTTCAAAATCAAATGATGAAACTTTAAAAACTCTGGGAAATCTTCAACACTATGTTTTAGAACAAGATTCAAGTGAAGTCATTTGGCCATCATCAATGCCTTGTATCTTACCGGAAGATAAAGATATTAAGCTTGCTTACTACGGAGAGAGTAACTCTGGCCGTTTAAAGACTCTTTATCGCTCTGGTCTTGGCCTTCGCTATGGAAGATCAATGCAGGCGATTGCGGGACTTCATTACAATTTTTCAATGACAGATGAATTTTGGAAAAATTGGCATGAGTTAAGTGGAAGCTCTTTATCGCTTCAACTTTTTATTAATGAGGAATACTTAAATCTTTGTCGAAACTTTAGAAGTTATTCAAATATTCTCTTATATCTTTTTGGAAACTCTGTTTCTGTTCATGAGTCCTTCCTTAGTGGTAAGAAACATTCACTAGATGTGATTCATGAAGATGAGAAATATGGCAAAACTTTTGGCTCGAAAGAAGGGACATGCTTAAGGATGGGGGGACTTGGTTATACAGGTGCTTCTCAAAACGGTATTCGAATTTGTTACAACGGTCTTGATAGTTATTGCGATAGTTTAGAAGAAGCTCTGCAAATGAATTTTGCAGATTTTGATAAGATTGGTTTAAGGAATGAGAAAGGAGAGCTTCAGCAAATTAGTACTCACATTCTGCAAATTGAAAATGAATTCTATTCAATCATTAGACCTAAAAGAATTGCTCCTCCTGGCAAGAGTGCTCTTGCTAGCCTAAGAAGCAAGGGGATTGAATATATTGAGGTTAGACTTCTCGATCTCAACCCATTTGCAAAGAATGGAATTACCAAAGTTCAAATGGACTTCTTAGATGCGTTCTTATTGTCGTGCCTATTCTTGCGAGCGGATAGATGCAATCGTGAAATTTATAATGAGATTGAGAATAATAATCAGCTTATTGTTAAACAGGGAAGAAAGCCTGGCCTAGAAATTAGCGTTGATGGTGAGAAAAGAAATTACCAAGAATATCTAACAACATTCTTTAATCAAATGGCCGAAGTCATTGAAGCTATATCAGATGGTGAGCGTAAGAAAGCATTACTTTTTGCTATTGAAGAGCAACGTAAGTTAATTGATCCTGCTAACACTCTTTCACAAAAAGTATTTGATCTTGTTTCAAAGAAAGGTCATATTCAGGCGATGAAGGATCTTGCGCTAGAGCATCGTAAGGAGCTGGCCGCTGTAGAAGTAAATCATGTATTTCAAGAAGAATTAGAGCTTGAGAAGAATGCATCGATGCAGCGTCAGGTGGACTTTGAGAAATTAGACGACGTAGACTTTGAAGAATACGTCGCCGCTTATGTTGCTTCTAGTTTTTCAAAATAACGATTGAATAAAAGTTAGCACTAAGTAAATTAAACCAAATGCAATTGCTAGTAATGTTAGATTTACTGTATGTTTAATAATTTTATATAGCGCCAGGTTTGTTTCTTTTAGAGTTCTTACTTTTAAAAGAGTAGGTGTTACTGCTCCAAAGATGGCATTAACTAGTCCTCTTTGATCTCCCGGAACATTTGGAACGAGAGTAATTCTCATAATCAGCTTAAAGATAAAGTTAATGATTTTTCCTATGATATTCGTTGGGCGATCAACTTCAAGCATAAGGATAATTCTTTCATTTTCAGAATTGTTGAAAGCAAAGTGAAGATAGGTCTCATCAAATAGTAGGGCCTCTCCATCGCGCCAAGAATAGTCAGTTCCATCAATATTAATATAACAACGATCATCGTTAGGTGTTTTTAAACCTAAGTGGTAGCGAAGTGAAGTGGCAACTGGATCTAAGTGCTTTGTTAGTTTTGATCCTACTGGAAGAATTGAGTACATGGCACCGTTTACACCAGGAACTTTAGAAACAAGTTCAACTGTTTTTGGACACAGCTCTTTTGCTGACTTTAAAGTCGTTCCATACCAAGTAAGATAAAATTTAGACCAACCGTATTTATAAAAAGTTCTAAAACCAATGTCGTAATATGCACTTGAAGTTGGATCTTTTACTTTATCAAAATATCCATTTTCTCTAAGATTTACCGCCTCATCGCGAATTGTTTCCCAGTTATCTTGAACTAGTTTTAACTCTGGAAAGTCTGCAAGATTCATAATTGGCTTAGCTGCTCTCTTCTTAGTGAACATATAAAGTAGGCAGTTAAGTGGTGCAAAAATTGGCCAGCCTTTGCGGAGATAGAAGTTTAAGCTCTCATATCTTTCTGTTCCACGGTAAGCGTAGACATAGCCCATTGAGGCAATACCAAAAAGAAAGAGAAAAATAAGTACAGATATAACGCTAATAGTCTTATCCTCGTTTAAGTTTAACAATTAGAATCAAATATACCTCAAGGAGCCGCTTTCCTCCATGATTTTTCTCACTATGTGTAATGTGTCATTTTAAATTTTGCGCTCTTTGCAAACTGTTCACTCTAGCTCAGGATGCTTAACAACGCCTTTATAGATTGGCTTACATTTTCCAACGCCGACAAATTGGAATGTTGAACTAGTTACACTTGAGACTGGGGCCGTGGCCGTGTCGAGGAAGGCCTTGGTTTTTGAAATTTCTGGTTTTGAAAATGTTCCCTTAATTATCTGTTGCAGTTCCGGGCAATATTTTTCATCAATTACTGAAACAACGAGATCTTTAAAAGTTTGCTTCTCAATATTGGCACCACCTTGAGCAATGATTAAGTGCTCTTGTGTTGCCACTGCAACATCTTCAAAGATTATAAGATCTCCCGTAAGTGTTATTGCAGCATTGACTTGCTTAAGGTTTGTGTCTCCTCCTCGAAAACCTCCAATCGTTTGTCCAAGGCTGGCCGCACTTGTATAGAGAAGGCCTATTGGTCCTAAGGCCAAGACGGCCGCGGCGTCGATGATTCCAATATTGCGAGTGTCTAAAAAATTTGTAATAACATCATCAACCCTAAAGCCTTTTAAGACTAAGTTCTTTCCTGAAACACTTGCTTTGATATCACCATTCACTTGTGCATTGATGTTAATTAATCCAGAGAGCCCTAAAGATGCATCAAAGTATTTAATGACATTGTTAATATCAAGATCGTTATATTTGAAACGAATATCTTCTAGATTTACTAAGTTAAAAGTTAGGTTACCTCGATTCTTAGAACCAAAGTCAGGAATAAAAATTTGGCTTACTTCAATTATTGTCCCTTCTTTCTTATGAACAAAGCAATTCATACTTTTAAGTTTGAATTTTTGTAATTGAATTTCTTGTGCCCTCACTTTTATTTTGGAATTTAGCGCCTGCAAATAGCGATCGATATTTTTAGCATCGACATCAATTTCTAAAAAGTCGATATTAACAGATTTGATTTTTAATATATTCTTTTCATCTATTTGATAGCTCAAGTTATGGAGGGCCCAATGGCCTATACTGATTTTTTCAACTTGCTCTATTCTTACTCCCGCCATGGCAAGAGACTTTTTGATCACCCATTTATAATTTAGGATAAGAATGACTAGGCCAGTGATGAAAGTAAGTGCCAAGCTTATGAATATCTTTTTATATATTTTTTTCATGAGTAAATTGGTCGGTCATTGTTAAATAGTTTGTATTTGTCACAATTAAAACACATAAGAACATCATCTAAAATAAAAACTTTATTAATTGAATTAATAATCTCCACCACTTTTATGGATGAGCTATAATAGATTAAATTATGTTTAAAAAGTTAATTACTCAAACATTGAAGTCATCGTCTAAAACATATAAAGAGTATAATTCATACTGTCCTTATATTGTGGATCACAAGTCTAGGCCTGTACCTGACGAAATAAAAACACGATATGCTAGGTATGATGATGCTCAGGCCATTGCTCGTATTATTAATGAAAATAATATTGATCCAAACCTTGATTATTCTTTCTTTTTTGAAAGAACGAAAAAAGAGTTGGCCCGTGGTGGAAACTTAAAAGGTTTTCATCTGATTGTTGCCATTCTTGATGAAGAAATAGTTGGTTATGGAAGATCAATTCTCTATACACAAGAAATGGTCAATCAGTATAAGTACAAAGCACCTGTCGGTTGGTATCTTATGGGACTTACTGTTCTTCCAGAATATCGTGGCCGTGGTATTGGTGATCTCTTAACTCAAGAGCGACTTAAACACATTGGGCAAATTTCAACGAAAGCTTATTATGTTGTTAATGCAAAAAATAAAACCTCTATTAAGATGCATGAGAAGTACGGTTTTAAATTAAAAGAAGAAGGCCAAGGTTTCTTAAAAATATCATTTAATGGCGGATTAGGAATGCTGTATGAATGCAGCTTAATAACTAGAGAAGTAGATAAGGACTAAAATGGATTTTTTCAATTATAGAGAAAATGAATTATTTGCAGAGGATAATAAAGTAGCCGATCTTGTTCAAAAGTATGGAACTCCACTTTATATCTATTCTTTGAAAACATTTAAGAGACACTTTCTAGCTTTTCAAGAACCTTTAAAAGAACATCGTCATTTAATTTGTTATGCAGTTAAGGCGAATTCAAATATTAATATCTTAAAAGAACTGGCCGCAATGGGCAGTGGTTTTGATATCGTTTCTCGTGGTGAACTTGAAAGAGTATTGGCAGCAGGTGGACAAGCATCAAAGACGGTTTTTTCTGGGGTAGGAAAGTCTTATGATGAAATTGAGTTTGCACTTGAAAAAGGTATTAAATGCTTAAATGTCGAATCAGTAGCTGAGCTTAGAAGAATTAATGAAGTTGCTAAAAAAATGAAAAAGAAGGCACCGGTTTCAATTAGAGTGAATCCAGATGTCGATGCTAAAACGCACCCATATATTGCAACAGGTTTAAAAGAAAATAAATTTGGTATTTCATTTCAAAAAGCGCAAGAAGTCTATGACATCGCACATTCATTAGACTCGATCAGTGTCGAAGGCATTGACTGCCACATTGGTTCGCAGCTTACTAATATCGGTCCTTTTCTAGAGGCATTAGAGAGGCTAAAACAATTAGTTGATACTCTAAGAAAAAACGGTACGCCCCTTAAGCATATTGATCTAGGAGGGGGATTAGGAGTTAAATACCGTGATGAAGTTCCTCCTCATCCAAGTGAATATCTTGCTCAAGTAATTAAGAGCCTTGAGGACTATCCTGAGTTAGAACTTATCTTTGAACCTGGTCGAGCGATTGCTGCTAATGCGGGAATACTTGTGACAAAGCTTGAGTACATTAAGGAAAATGAGGGGAAGCATTTTGCTATTGTTGATGCGGCAATGAATGATTTAATGCGACCGGCCCTTTATCAAGCATGGCAAGAAGTCATCAAAGTCGATCAATCAGTTAGAGGAATAAAAGAAAATTTTGATATCGTTGGCCCAGTATGTGAGACAGGGGATTATCTTGCAAAAGATAGGGAGCTTGAACTAAGTGAGGGAGAGTTGTTAGCAATTCGCTCTTGTGGTGCTTATGGCTTTACGATGTCTAGTAATTATAATTCAAGACCAAGAGCATGTGAGTTGCTTGTTGATGGCGATAAAAATCGTTTAATAAGAAAGCGAGAAACTTACCAAGATCTTTACTACTTGGAACAATGTGATTAGGATCCAAATATGAATTCAAAAACTGTAACACTAACACCACTTTTTCCAACAACAGAATGGGCCTGGGATATTTCAAAGGATCAAGGTAATACGGTTCGTATTTTACATCCTTCAGGAAATGTTTTTATTTCACAAGTGATTTTAAATCGTCAGTCTCGTTTAGAAGGTAACGAACAAAAGATTTATGACCTTAATTTAAAAGATGTCGATCTTATCGCTTATATTATGGATTACTTCATTAACAAGGCCACAACGAAACTTAATCGCGGTAATGCCATGATTGTTGCTGGAAACCTTGTTAGTAGTTATCGTTTTCGTCTACCTTTAGGACCGGAAACACTTCCACTTGAAGATCAAAAGACTACCTTTGGTGAATACCGTAAGTTTGGTGAACACAAGCTCTTCATGCAAGGTGAGGAGTTAAATGTTTTCGTTATTGGAAAAGAAGGCAAGAATGAGTTCTATGCCGTAACACTCAATGATACAAAAATTGGGGACTTCAATATTCCTAAACTTGAGCTTTTAAAATTTCCTCGTTCATACTTTAGACAAAGCTTTGATTAATAATAACTGGCCCTTTCAAATGGTGTTAATCTCATAGCGTAGATACTTAAAATTATAATAGCTTATAAAGATATTTAGGTGCTGCTGAAGTCTTCTCGGAGACTTTGTGGAGCACCATGTTTTTCTCACAAGCCGATTAATTGAATCCCTAAACATCGCACAGGTGTGATTTAAGATGAATAGCGGATCATAACCTTTCTTCTTCAATTCTCCCTGACCTGCAACACATGACCTTCCACCTTCGTAAGTTTTATATGTGCAAGATGATAAGTATTTTGAAATAAACTTGGGATAGGTCTTAAACATATCTGAGCTAACGGTAGCGTCGATATCAATCGTTTTATAAATTTTTTCAAATAATTGCGTTAGCCCAACTTCGTGAAAGCTCGGTCTATATCCATATTTTTTACGTGATTTTTTTGCGAGGTGACCAAATGCTGGAATTTGTGAAACCTCGGCTCCAAGGATCAAACGAGTCTTCTTGTCTACGGCAAGAGAGATTGAAAGAGGCTTCATCTTTGTGTGCTCATGAGTGATCATATCGTCAAATTGCATGTGAGATATTTTATTATTTTCTAGATGCTTGATAAGTTTTGCATGATTTCTTAGCGCTCTTTTTTCGAGAATATCCATGCGCCTGGCGATGGTTTTACGATCAATACGTAGGACTCTTGCAATTCGCCTCATCGATGCTTTTGAACAAAGAAGGTGCTCTATCGTCGAAGTATCTCGCCTTCTGCGATGCCTATAGTGGTC
This window encodes:
- the lysA gene encoding diaminopimelate decarboxylase, whose protein sequence is MDFFNYRENELFAEDNKVADLVQKYGTPLYIYSLKTFKRHFLAFQEPLKEHRHLICYAVKANSNINILKELAAMGSGFDIVSRGELERVLAAGGQASKTVFSGVGKSYDEIEFALEKGIKCLNVESVAELRRINEVAKKMKKKAPVSIRVNPDVDAKTHPYIATGLKENKFGISFQKAQEVYDIAHSLDSISVEGIDCHIGSQLTNIGPFLEALERLKQLVDTLRKNGTPLKHIDLGGGLGVKYRDEVPPHPSEYLAQVIKSLEDYPELELIFEPGRAIAANAGILVTKLEYIKENEGKHFAIVDAAMNDLMRPALYQAWQEVIKVDQSVRGIKENFDIVGPVCETGDYLAKDRELELSEGELLAIRSCGAYGFTMSSNYNSRPRACELLVDGDKNRLIRKRETYQDLYYLEQCD
- a CDS encoding DUF3943 domain-containing protein produces the protein MKSFIISISFTLLALSLQRTSFAKTEYFYQDRDHTKEEIFKDVGFVFGISLIAYPITQWDTVREEGSWDVYRSNFGKIVFDRDEPFWNYMVHPYTGSQMFLYYRARNYRYADALALTFVSSTIFEFLIEVYTEPASVQDLYQTPVLGAVMGYGFEKLSMQLLNGDSKVGHFFGHLINPMTLFPSIFEGTSYAVIAPNIDKKSIGYYFHAEF
- the gshA gene encoding glutamate--cysteine ligase, with translation MTVKINKQALKNYQEKYGSDSILNVNKGLEKEGLRVMVEDGKLSSSDHDPKFGSKLLHKWITTDFAESLLEFITPVSKSNDETLKTLGNLQHYVLEQDSSEVIWPSSMPCILPEDKDIKLAYYGESNSGRLKTLYRSGLGLRYGRSMQAIAGLHYNFSMTDEFWKNWHELSGSSLSLQLFINEEYLNLCRNFRSYSNILLYLFGNSVSVHESFLSGKKHSLDVIHEDEKYGKTFGSKEGTCLRMGGLGYTGASQNGIRICYNGLDSYCDSLEEALQMNFADFDKIGLRNEKGELQQISTHILQIENEFYSIIRPKRIAPPGKSALASLRSKGIEYIEVRLLDLNPFAKNGITKVQMDFLDAFLLSCLFLRADRCNREIYNEIENNNQLIVKQGRKPGLEISVDGEKRNYQEYLTTFFNQMAEVIEAISDGERKKALLFAIEEQRKLIDPANTLSQKVFDLVSKKGHIQAMKDLALEHRKELAAVEVNHVFQEELELEKNASMQRQVDFEKLDDVDFEEYVAAYVASSFSK
- a CDS encoding aspartyl/asparaginyl beta-hydroxylase domain-containing protein — encoded protein: MLNLNEDKTISVISVLIFLFLFGIASMGYVYAYRGTERYESLNFYLRKGWPIFAPLNCLLYMFTKKRAAKPIMNLADFPELKLVQDNWETIRDEAVNLRENGYFDKVKDPTSSAYYDIGFRTFYKYGWSKFYLTWYGTTLKSAKELCPKTVELVSKVPGVNGAMYSILPVGSKLTKHLDPVATSLRYHLGLKTPNDDRCYINIDGTDYSWRDGEALLFDETYLHFAFNNSENERIILMLEVDRPTNIIGKIINFIFKLIMRITLVPNVPGDQRGLVNAIFGAVTPTLLKVRTLKETNLALYKIIKHTVNLTLLAIAFGLIYLVLTFIQSLF
- a CDS encoding IS1 family transposase codes for the protein MKVICPNKTCSFPNNIIKDGSYFRADDSRKIQRFRCKNCGKRFSHATYSDHYRHRRRRDTSTIEHLLCSKASMRRIARVLRIDRKTIARRMDILEKRALRNHAKLIKHLENNKISHMQFDDMITHEHTKMKPLSISLAVDKKTRLILGAEVSQIPAFGHLAKKSRKKYGYRPSFHEVGLTQLFEKIYKTIDIDATVSSDMFKTYPKFISKYLSSCTYKTYEGGRSCVAGQGELKKKGYDPLFILNHTCAMFRDSINRLVRKTWCSTKSPRRLQQHLNIFISYYNFKYLRYEINTI
- a CDS encoding GNAT family N-acetyltransferase; its protein translation is MFKKLITQTLKSSSKTYKEYNSYCPYIVDHKSRPVPDEIKTRYARYDDAQAIARIINENNIDPNLDYSFFFERTKKELARGGNLKGFHLIVAILDEEIVGYGRSILYTQEMVNQYKYKAPVGWYLMGLTVLPEYRGRGIGDLLTQERLKHIGQISTKAYYVVNAKNKTSIKMHEKYGFKLKEEGQGFLKISFNGGLGMLYECSLITREVDKD